The following is a genomic window from Miscanthus floridulus cultivar M001 chromosome 14, ASM1932011v1, whole genome shotgun sequence.
acaccatcaacagtctttggtccaagctttcgctttttatttattggcacattcacctttgccaaacaaccccaagttcgctggtaagagagatttaatctcttcttctctcattccttgaatggtgtaatttctttgttctttgtgggcactctatttaggacatgacatgctatcaaaatagcctcaccccaccattccttagatagtcccgcagtcttCAACATGCCATTAACCAAattagttagagtgcggttctttctctctacaatcccattggactgtggtgagtatagTGGCGTCCTCTCacgaataattccatgcaccacgtaaaactcagaaaattcatttgagaaatattctcccccgtgatcggaccgcaaacgcttgattttcttctcaagttgattttctacctcagctttatagaccttaaaataatgcaacgcttcatcttttgtttttaataaatacacgtagtaaaatctagtacaatcatctataaatatcATGAAGTATtgtctaccgcctttagtcaattcaccatttatttcacataaatcagaatgaacgagttctaaaggtgccaagttcctcgcctcagcagccttgtgaggcttgcgcggttgctttgattgcacacacacctggcacttagaatctctgactaagttaaattttaggattaaatttagatttgtaagccgcgtgagacagccaaaattaatgtgacaaaatcgtgaatgccatatattcgactcatccaaaacaataacattgttcattactttattacacacatcatcaagcaaagataagcggaacaagcatccgcaatcataaccttttctaACAAATATtctatgtctcgacacaacatatttattggactcaagcacaattttaaagccatcgcgacacatctgagaagcgctaacaagattcttcttgatggaggggacatgctgcacttTCCTTAATAGCatcgtctttcccgaagtaaactttagaacgaccgtaccagcaccaagaacacgcgcatgcgaaccgtttcccatcagcaaggctccactcctgccggcctgataggaaataaacaaagaaacatcagcacacacatgaatattagcaccactgtccatccaccactcaggtgaaagacaaactgaaagaacaaagggtaaagaattaccatacccagatatTCCTCCTCCAGTCTCACTAATAACcacatttgctgatttctttttttgtttgtatttgcggtctgggcacgcacttgcccaatgctcataactcccgcaaacaaagcatcctccacctttcttgttgtttttcttcttaaactgtgtggtctgcttaggctttgcattgttgttctcttgcatgttcttcttctttttattacgagatgcaaatgactttttcttctgcaccatattggtagcGGAAGACCCAACTCCTTTTCCacagttgtcttttgctctcgccctctcctcaacatcaagagatccaataagctcagccacgctaaactcttgtctgtTGTATTTTAGAGAAATAGCAAAAttcctccaagaaggtggcaactTAGCGATTATACTGCCGGCCACAAACATGTCAGGCAACAAAcatgggaaatgttctagttcctttgccagtacttgtatctcatgagcctgttcgaccacagaacggttttcaaccattttgtagtcatacagctgctccataaggtacaactcattaccagcatcagaaaccccaaactttgcctcaagagcatcccataattctttgcctgatgtgcaagatatgtagtttttctcatacttggaatgaagtgcactaatcacggcgcctcaaaacaggttatcggtagccaagaactttcgctcctccttaggagtaaactgttcaggcttcccctgtgcggcgtgatagcagttcatcgtaaccaaccacaataccatctttgcacgccatatcataaaattcttgccatcaaaattattcggcTTCAAAGCGACAGCAAATCCACTGATAGAAAATTGCCTatgattaggtttttggattgttaggaatttaggcattttcattatcaatttaatccagaaatataacatcagcaggtttgtgacagcatatatgtgcatgtgtatatttcttatgaacgctacagcatgcatagATTACATACTGATTGATACAGTAATAATACAAAATACaataatcacagagattagactgtacccagcggagggtcccatactGAGGGCATCgtaggctccattcgcactagtcgacatagtgcgttgctcaaagtcgtggaccacagtcgatgcaggaaggtgttcgcagtgcagtcctacgaacggatcaccaggaagaagacgccttgacgttccTGGAGAGGATGGATCCAAGAGCGATCTCTAGGAAGAagatggacgagcagtcgcggatcgctccccaaaaacctaatcgccgctcaccccgtgcaggattctcaggcggacgagggtttcggaggcacctgctctcccgctcctccgtgcgcgcagaggtacgggacggggaaatcagaaggctgctgatctgtggttctctcgggagtggttgcgGAAGATGAGGTCTGGACTGACGGAAGACATGATATATGGCTGCTGACGgggaagagaagacgaaggcagcggagaatcccaagaGACGGGAAGCAGAAGagacggtaactgacgcagtcagttcacctccaccatcaaggagcgaaactcccgtgataatgtggatttaagtggcaaaagactggccacgcccgctcgCTCTGCCTGCCTACCACGCccacggccggcggcggcggcggcgcgcgcgtgtggaaCGCCTTTATTCTTTTCTCAGCTtatcaatttagatgaataattttcaaccatataagctgagtcagcgttcattcaaaatcccgtatggtattaaaccatacaacacttaatgttacgtaccatatagttttatttaattattaaatattatatgggccaagcccatattatatccaacaattgATAAGTCCAAATAAATTAACCATCATCAGGAGGCTGCTAACGAATATAATAACAACTCTTTTTTTGGACGTTAAATAGGAGTGGCGTACCCCTACTAGTATTTTATTAAGGACAAGTTAGAAAAAAAATACATTACAAAGAGAGATAAAAGGGAGCAAGTGGGAGGGGGTTCAGGATACATAAAAGAAAATAATAACAACTCTCGTAAGTCGTAGAGGTGTTTGGTTCTCATGGACTAAAGTATTTTGCACTAAAATCTACACTTTAGTTGGACTAAACAGCTAAATACTtggactaaaagtggactaaaatcATTTAGTCATTTAGTCCACAAAACTGGACTAAAATGAACTAAAAGGTGTTGGAGACACCAATGCCTCTTATTTATTGCCCCCTCTCTCCACTTTAGTCAATTTTAGTTCAAGAAACCAAACACcactttagtccacttttagttcATAGACTAAAGTGGACTAAAACTTTTAGTCTATGACTAGAGAACCAAACAAGACCGTAAACTATATATACCGATACTATAAACTATATATATGGGGTTAGGGTCAGCTAACATGTGTAGGTACAACTGGATAAGATGTAGAGAGTAATAGATAGATGTATATATGATCGAGCCGCCGGCCGGCTGCTTGAAAACATGCAGCAGCACGCAGCTGTTTTCAGGTTACAATAAGACAAATGTATGTGAAATTTTTGGTCTGAAAAGCTAAATAGGATTTATAAACTCACTCCTGTATTAGATGTTGATTTCGATTTCGACTTGATTGCCTGCAACTACTACGTCACGTCTCTGCCTCCTAGTTAACAAATAATCTGCCTGCCTGCTACCTGtattatattattacatatacaTAGCCCTCTGCATGATTACTTTGTAATGAggccaaaacaaaaccctgatcATGTTCTGTTATCTGTGTGCCATCCATCGATCCAAGATGGATGCCTATATACATCAATCATATACAGCCATTTCCATGCATTGCATGATACATACAATCCAAATTGCTCAATTAGCAAGCTAGTAGCATCTAAATAATGATCATATGCGTGCAAGCCGAGCACAGCTTATACATAGCCTGGATTAGATTCGTATGCATGTTCGGATGTTCCATTCGTTAACCCGCAGCCAATTGATGATGAATTAACTCTCTACAGATGAATTAAGGGAATGTACTACAATACAAGTGCTTGGACGCACAATATTGTGTCAATATGAAAAATGATGTTTATATTCTTCACGACAAATAATATTAGACGACCATACACTAGTAGGTATTGACTCTGATTTTGGTCATACCGATAGAGGCCGCATCGCTCGAGGTCACACACGCAGTGAAGGAAGATCTCAACGTCGATGTGGACCAGTAGGTCGACGAGGCTAATTAGATGCTCGTTCTTCGCCCGTGAAACCTGCAAACACCTCCAGGGAAGACCTAGCGGGGAGACGCACGGTGGGGGTGTTCTAGGATTGGCAAGGTCACTTAAAACGCGGGCAAATCCCATCGAGAGAAGTGATGGACCAGCAAGAGGGTTGGAAGAGCTTGagataaaagataaaaaaaaaggtAAGGTAGATTGATTTTGTCCATTGTGTATTGAATACCTCAACCGGGCATGACCCTCTAATATATATAGAGGGTGGGGACTTATCCCAATGGAAACCTTCCAAGGATGCAATCTGTAAGTTTTCCATGAGATCGGAGGACTTTGGATCAGAATTGGAAATAGGTAGAGTCGGATCGggaacgtcggaacttccgacacccAAACCAACTCCCGAGACCTGGGAGTCTCACGCAACTAGAAACTTCTGACATCTCAACCTCCCAAGTAAACTAGTAATTTGCGCATGCCCATGCGCGCGTGATAACATCTTTGCGATTGTGTTTGAGAAATGAAATAATGCTGAGATAACAAATTATCAACCCAAACAGTATATAGAAAGATCACCACAAAAATATAGCACAGAACGCAATCACAAACCAAGGAAAAATGACCAAAAAAATAGAAGTCAGTCGCTGAATCGCAGGAAGATTCATTGTTTTCCCACCATACATAATGTCAGCCGCAAGTGTATTTCTTACAAGACCATCTGAACCGCAGGGTCCATAGTTTTCCCCAGCTGCAAGTCTATTAAACGGGATAATCTAGCCAACACTGCAGTATTGGGGGGAAATCATATAAGCAGAGGTGAACACGGGAGCAGTTAAATAAGACATCAACGCAGTCAGTAGCCCATTATGCACAAACATAGGAGCAGCTAAATAACACTGAAAAATGTTGTAGGAAAGATTTCCTCTTATCACTTTAAGGCCACAGGTTAATTTTGGTTGCATGATGCACCAGACATCTCTCGGACCCATTTTCATTTGTATTATTTGAATGGAAGCTAAAAATAAATGTTTTGTACAAAGCAGAAGGTGCAACAGGCAACCAGACATACCGGCCAATCTAATGCTACTCTCCGAGAAATACTGAACTATATAGTTGCTAAAGTAAAAAAAGCATGGAATGCAATAGAGGATAATTTGAGAACAACGATCACCTCGTGGAGACTGTCCTCCATCAACTTCAAGGTCCATAACACCTCCTTCTCTAGGATCTGCAACCACCAAAAGCGAACTTTTTAGCCTTCATGTATACAGCTAAAGGACTATAAAAATTTGTCAACAAATTCGAAACAGAACTGCATTTGTAGCATGTGTTGAAGGACATCCGTACAAACTTTAAAATTACTAACCAAGGCTTAACAGATACCTGGATTCCTCGGTTGAACTACTTTATAACTGTAGCTCCATTTTGAAACAACAAAAGAACTTAGCAAACTTATATTAAGAAAAATTGGTTTCGAGCACGTAGCAACAATTTAAATGTAACTGAAAACAGTGGAACACACTATACTGACATTTCATCAAACAGTTCAACGAATCTAAACTGTTTGATGACAAATTGTCTAGGGAATAGCATATGCTACCTTTGGGTCAGGAACACATTCTTGCTAAGGCAAGATAACTTATCGGGGAGAGGCACAGGTGGTACCTTGAGCTGCAAATGGTGGTCGACTGCAAGTCACCACTTTCGATGCCGGGTCGCATAGGCACTGGAGTGATTGGTATTGGTATTACATAGTTCCTCAATGCATAAAGATTAGAAATCaataaaagattttttttatctatCAAAGGAGAGCAATCAATTAATCTTACAGCCTTTCTGTATTATATAAAGCGAAGCTTTGAACAAACAAACTAAAAATTGCCTACATCTGTACAACTCGGATTTCGTTTGAGGAACGCAACAGTCAATGTAACATTTGATGGGACAAAACTGGTGGCAAGGCAAACCACAGTTTCCATCCATTTGAACAATCCAAGAGAAAAGAAATCGCAATGTATCTTTATTTTAGTAAGGAAAACATATGTTATATGACATAGAATAACTTTATTGGCAGGTAGGCAACATTTCTAAAATAATGTCTAGATATGCTTCTGCAAGAGAATTaaagtttgaatttgaattcacctTTTCACAGCAAGAAACTAAAGCTAATCCTTGTTCAGACAAAACAATAAAGTTCATCCTACGGATTCACACTTCTAAACCAACAAAAGGGAATAAAGTTCCTCCCTTTAGCTCATTAGGCtgcaaaattgaaacaaaaagaaAGAGGTGATATTAGCAGTCACCTAATCTCTTCAAATTTAGAGGAACAGTG
Proteins encoded in this region:
- the LOC136504299 gene encoding uncharacterized protein, whose protein sequence is LWDALEAKFGVSDAGNELYLMEQLYDYKMVENRSVVEQAHEIQVLAKELEHFPCLLPDMFVAGSIIAKLPPSWRNFAISLKYNRQEFSVAELIGSLDVEERARAKDNCGKGVGSSATNMVQKKKSFASRNKKKKNMQENNNAKPKQTTQFKKKNNKK